TTGTGTGAAGACTTTGATAACCATTAGGTTTCGGTGTTGCTATATAATCTTTCATCTGTTACAGAGAGCATCTCAGTATTCACCAATATACAATCAGTTTTATGGAGATTTATAAGAGAAGTTGTAGTTAACTCACAGCTCTAGGAATAGGGGTCCATATTCCATGTACCAATCCAAGAACATGATAACAAATCTACAGAAAATACAATAATGTTAAAATGATGGTTATTGAAGTCTTATGGTGATTACAAAATAGCCCACATCATTGAATTTGATAATCACGGCAATAAAAATAAGTACCTGCTGCGGGCTACATAATGGTCCAACACCAATGCATTGCTTTGGTTGTATAATAATGCGAAGCTGAATTAGAAAAGGGGCATGTTCATTAACAAGAAAATGTGAAACATTCATCAAATGCCAAGTGAAATGTTGGATATTAAACAGAAACCTGTGCAATCTGGTTAACTTCACTGATTGAACATTGTGACTTGAGAACAGCTTTATATATGCTGCAAAATATCAATTCAAAGCATAAGATTGCATTTTGCAAAGTGGTAGGAGATAATTTAAAGCAGATATTTAAATATGCCTAATGTATCTATTTATGGACTCAAGTATCATGCAGCTCTGAAAATGCACTGAGCATCTACTCTTCTAAGAAAAAGAAACCTTTCCTTATCTATATGTATAACCCAATACTCGCAATGAGTGAAACTGAAGAAAGTGGGAACTGCAAATATGGAATTCAACGCTATACCTGTAAGGCTCCTTACATACAGATCGAACTTCAGTTCTCAGAGTCATAAGGTCTAAGAACTGGTCTTCCTCGATCTTCttcatcaaaattttctttGCCTACAAGTACGATAAATGTAAATGTAAACCTCAAAAAATATAAGGAAGATTAcattttggaattcatttagaTACCGCTTCAATAGCAAGTAATTGTTAGTTCCACAGTTGTgagagaaagaaatgaagaattACTTATTTCCTACTTCTAGAAAATGACAAAACAGTATATCCACATAAATAAGATTGCATGCAATCCCTTCATACCCCGACAAAACTTCAATTACCATTTTTAACACTGGCTGGACATGTTAGGAATTGGATATGAAAACAAAAACCAATCTTTCTTCCTTAAATTATAGGTGCTTGACAGGTAAACCATCTTGCATGAAATCAAGTATCCTAAAGGCAATGTATTTTATAtccattatttttcttcaacaaTGTTGGAAGTAGGGATTCAAATGTTTGACCTTTTGTTACAGTTGTAATTTTCCTTAACCAATCGAACTATGCACAAATGGCCATATTGtgtttcaattttcaattcttaAGTTTGTGGAACCCAAggttcttttatttttccaaaccTTCTACCCTCTACTTCTACAATGGATCTCACGTTTTAATTTAAATTGACTATCAATTGTAAGGCCCAATCTTGTCTCATTTAAATTCCCTTTAAGAATGGcctttaatcttttttttttttcttaaagaagGGCTGAAATATAAGTTAATTAAAAGTAATGTTTGGTTGGTTACTTACTATAAAATGTACATTAGTTTGTAAATGAATCTAAAATGACTCGATGCCTATTTGAAGTTACAAgataaattaatgaaaaagaCAACAGCATTACCtctatcaattctttttcgtGTTCTTTAGAAAGGTCTGCAACTCTTCTTTTGACCTTGGAATAATCTTCGGGATTGGTATACATGAAAGAAAGGTTTTCTAGTTCTGACTGCAATCGTCATCAAAAAAGGGTGCCATGATGTAAGCATGCTAACAAAAGATAGATCAATCCATCATATCACTTTAAGGAATCTAAGTAAAAGAGACAAATGCCATCTGTTTATCAAATTCTTTGCTATCAGAGGGAAAGTTGAGCAAATTAGTTAACCAACGTTAACAACTCCTAATTGCAACAAGAGACATACCTTGATTTGGTACATACCCAGCAACTTGGCAAGAGGAGCAAAGACCTGCAATGTTTCCCTTGCAATGCTGGACTGGACATGAAGCAAAAGTGTTAAATCTAGTACCAAATAAAGGTTAACAACCATATACTCTTAAAAGATAATATGCAACCTGCTTATGAGGAGGCATGTGTGAAAGAGTGCGCATGTTATGCAAGCGGTCTGCTAATTTGACAATGATCACCCGGACCTGAAACAAaaatttcttttagtttttgtaaAGTTTCATAAAAGAATGATGAAATTGACAATAGTAATTACAGAAATAACACCTCTTCTGTCATAGCTAGAAACATTTGACGCAGATCATCAGCTTTTACATCTTGTACCGAATTGCGTTCATTCTTGCATTTCAACTTACCCAGTTTAGACACCTGAATGGAAAGGACAGTGAAAATCAATTACTAAGGTTGTTGACCATGATATGCTGACAGGTATAGACCCATAACAcaaaaagtaaaagaagaagaaaaattaaataacctTAGTCTCTCCTTCAACAATGTGACGAACAGTTGCACCAAattcttcttctattttctcAAAGGTAACAAAATCTGTGTCTTCAACTGTGTCATGGAGCAATCCAGCAGCAATAGTTTCCCAATCTAGTTCCTAAAATAGGAAGTACTCTTTTTGGTTATGGACTATAAACTTCTTTTTTCCTACCAGAAAAATGATATACAGAAGGATAGAAAGAACTTACAAGTTCCCCTAGAATTCGAGCAACCTCAACTGGATGAATAATGAAGGGCTCTCCACTACGTCTTTTCTGGCCATCATGAGCCTCAAAAGCAAGCTATACCCaagaaaaaggggaaaaacATAGGCTGATGCACCAAGTAGTTGTACATAAAAAAAGGATTGTGCTAAATTTGGCAGGTACGGTAGCTCACCTTTAGAGCATTATGCACCAGTTCCAGTTCCTTAGGTGATAAATAAGAGATAGTGGGCTTAAGGTCCTAAGGTTCGGGAGCAGAAGATTAGTGAAACATAAAGGTACAAGGGATACTCCatcttgaaaataaaatatagagATGCCACACCATTGACAATATGTACCTCCCACAAACCTTCAGGAGAAACCTCGTCAAAGGCATCTGAAGACAAGAATGAAGAGCAACAAAATTTCTTCCTTCTACAAGCATCATGAAGCAGGCTTGATTTAAGTAATCTTCCAAGATGTACATGGTTGGTAACTTCATTCGAATACCATCCCCTGACATTGATAGACTCAAATCTCtgaaatatacaaaaaaaaattatgacaaTTGTTACATATATACACCAAGGCATATACAATAAAAGATAAGAGGCTGCAATAATTTGACATTAGTAAGGTTGCAGATTCATTGTTTTCCAGTAACTTCCATACAATAGAATTGGAAGTAAATAGTGTCAAACTAATTCATGGTCACTTAAAACTTCAAAGAGACTTGTTTCACTTCAAGTTGGAATCTGAAGATTCACAATGATAATGTTTGGCGTGAAGGTATTTCTCCCCGCACCTTGGAAGAGGATTTGGGTAAGAAAAACTATATCAATGTTAAAAGGAGAGTGCTTCAACAAAATGGCTGGAAGCAACTACCGAACAGTTGCAACCAAGTATAAAATGTTCACCATTCACTATTCAGCCCACAATTTAAAAAGCGCTAAACAGAAATGTAAAATGGGAAAGACGAAGGAAAAAGGGAACCAAACATGATAACAATACAAGTGGATGACTTCCACAAATGTTCCAAGAGTGGATAACATACAAAACTCAGTACCGTGTGATAGTGTTCCAATATAGGAGAATCTAATTGACAAggagataaaaaaataaaaaataaaaaaaagaagttacaTAATAGAATGAATAAAGTAACTCGTCCAGCGGTCAAAATTCGTATAATTCAAGCATAACAGACCACTTACAGAATTTATTCTGCTTCTTTTGCCATTTTTTGTATACAAGAAAGAGGAGCAGTGAAGAGAATGAGTTGTGCTTGCAAGAAAACCCGTCAAGACCCTCGGAGCCTTCCATGCACACGAGAGAATACTGCAATCATACCGACCACTACTTCCATCGCCTTTCGAGAACTTACATATATTCACGCATTCTAAAGACActacaatttctcaaaaaaaaaatatatatataaataaataaataaaaactcatCAAAATCACAAAATCTCTAAACCCAATACGCCAAATTCCCCCTACTACACCAATCTTCTTGTTTTTGTCTTTtaacaaatgaaagaaaacagTGAAAAAAATCTCCGAAAACATAAGCTGAAAATCTAAAAAACCCCCCGAGAGAAACATCCTCAAACGAAACAATCCGTTGTCATTTCTGGAGCAAAGAAACAGAGAAAAAGTAAGAAGAATTGAGAATTAGTGGTAGTCGTACCATACCTGACATCGAAGGAGCGGATGCCATCTCTAGTAGAAGAGAGAAATCTCATTGAATCCAAGTAGCATTAAAATGAAAGAAGGAGGAAAGAAAGGGGAGAGGAAGAAGTCAGAATTGAGGAGGCCAGCGGCAAAATCTCattaagaagaagaaatcgaaacgaagaagaagttgaaggTGTGAATCTTGTTCACGCATCGGTGATGGAGAATTAAGCAAAGGGGATTGAAGATTAAAgattgaagattgaagattgaaGAAGGCCAAGAGATAATAGTGacgggaagaagaagagagagagagagatgttGAGTTCAGCCAAGGCCACACAAATGCCGTTCgataatgattttatttttctttttctttttttccttttccactTAATTCCCCccttttacatatatatatatatataatttgacaATTTGTTCGTAAAATTGAGTTGGATTTTAAGTTCCTTTTTAGTGGACAGTTCAACTGTGCAAAAGAATATGGGTCAGCCGACGTGTAACGCGAGATCCGCTGCCCGCATACGCTTTACGACATGTCGCTCGTCTCATTtccctcctttttcctttctttatatttttttcattactTGAGGCTTCAATTTCACAAATTAGACGCTTTTAAGTAATTCAAAATatctttgctttttttttttttaaatgatcaaattaaaaattaattagaaaattaaatCTTAAATGCTTAACCATTAATCTCTTCTAATTTGTATTTCTTTCTCAGCTAATCCCTAACCACCATCTTCATCAACCGTTGTCATTGCTGTTTTTCAGCTGCTACGGTTGAAATATttaatatctctttttttttatcaaaatatttaaatttaatatatgtTCTGTAAAACGGGTGATTATGGTAGTGTGAAATTAATTTTTGTTCTAATATGGTAATGATGATTATTATGGATAATCTCGATTTAAAAGACAATAATGATGAGAGGCAATCATGGTCAAATTAAGAAAAACGGTGAGACTTTAGTAAAAAAACACATGGATATTAAAAAACAGGATATTGTAGAGGGGAGCATGTTTGACATTTGGGTCATGGTAATGAATACCTAAtctaaatcaaataaaatttattaactaATGTAAATAATCTCACAAAACCATATAATTAGGCTAACAAGCAATCAAATCTCGTGAGACTCGATGTAAATGTGAATTTCTTCCCTCCAtgatttaaaataaacttaaatattaatttacGAGATAGATTTTGATAATTTGGAGAGCAGGGAAAAAAGGCAAGTCTTCTTCATAGATCTTAACTTTATGATAATGGGACTTTGTATTTCATGAATTTGTTGAATTGGGATTTAGGAAAATAAATGTAGATAATTAAATTCTTAAAATATATGttaattttatagaaaaaaaattgaagaatgtAATGGAAAACATTATGGGATGACTAAAACGAGAGTTGTAATGTAAATTTTAAATGACATTAtgtatatgtatacatatacaTTACTAGTGAAGCCTCAGCCCACACTCACTATCTTTCCAAATTGATAAAAGGTAATAAAGCTGAGAATTGTATTACATTACCTTTATCAATATTTTTTCTCCATATCTTTAAAGTTTTTCCCTTTAGTATCATTTTAGGGATGCCCAAAAAAGACAATGAAAGCTGCCCAAAAGTTTGGAAAATCTCTTTTATATTCTAGGCAAATTTTGTTTCGTCAATTTAGGTATGATTCAGTTATTTTATAAGTAACGTTAGTTTAAATCAACCGTTCGATTATTCTTTCTAGATTTGTAACGCgttcttgaaaagaaaaaaagaaataattcctaaattgtcttttctaaatttgtaatgtgttctcaaaaagaaaaaaaaaaacacttccTAAATTCGGGTTGCATTATCAACGATGGACAAATGTCCTTATGTCcttattttaaattattctttctttatattttaattgaCAAAATAACTTATTCGTATCAATTTATTTTTGTGAAAAATGAAGCATACAACTCAAGAGAACGAGTATCTTGATCTATCGAAGTTTTGAGAAAGTGAATAAATTGTTCaacaaagaataagaaaaaagaaaaagaagaccgAGTGATCATCTTTCAAATGGTTTGGCCAATGAGCCTTTTTCCCATCTATTGTGCATGGTTTTTGAGAGATTTATTATTcaaaagatttttttcaaaaacagaaGATTATTACACGTACTAAACCTTAATTAGTGAACAAATCTAACTAATTTGATTAAATTTCCAACTCAACAAAAATGATAGTCATTTTTGGAAAACTTTGTGATGAACCAATAATCAAATAGAGTAATCAGTAATTAAAATTAATGTAGTACAAGAATGTTTATAAGCAGCAACCATCACACTCCTACACATAATTGCAACCAAAGGGTCAAGTAATGTAAGAAATTACTAATTAGTTACCTCAAAAAATAcataagtaataataataaaatcaaaattgaaaaggtgatgaaataaataaataaataaataaataaataaataaataaataaaatgttggTAGATATTTTCAAAGACAGTTTATTGCCTTCCACGTTTCAAGTATTGCGGCAATGCAAAACTGTAGACTCACTAGCCTACGTGTACAGTCTTTATTGGGCCATCTATTTAAAGGCCTTTTCTACTTATTAAATAAATTgcaactaaattataaaaacatctttacattttttatttattgcttttttttttttttttttggaaaatgcTCATTATGTTTTAGAAATTTTATGAATAATCCAATGTGACAAAGGATTATACAAAAATTGGATATTTtgcaattcttttaaaaatattggtaTATACATATTAATactttaaatataatttgaCAATTACATTAGAGCTAAAGATTGGTATTAAAATTATGTGTTCATAATTTTATGGTTTGAAAAAATTCCATTCACGTATGggtatgaatttaaaaaaaaaaaaactcattttttgTATGTTTTTTGATGACTATACACTTCTTGAAAGGACTAATTGATTAAGAAAATGATCTGTTAATAATTCAGGTCTTAaaaggtaagttttttttttcctaaaatttaaATGTTTGGAAGCTAAAATAAAATACCTCAATTAATGGATTAGGTGAACACTTGGCTTTGAGTTTCAATAATTAAATTACAAGAAATCTAATTGTTGGAAACGACCAAGATCCACTAATTAAGAACTATCAAACAATGATGTAGAGAATAACTTTAAGTTATATATTGAAAATTCAACTAGCAACTTGCATGGCGTATCCAATATTGATTTTAATACTCAATGGTTTAATTAGGTGAAATGAAACTACAAATTGATAATGTTGGTATATATATAGTAATCATCTTGTAAGTGAAGCGTGTATTTCAAATAATTGTGAATGTTTTTGTCGTATATAGTATTTTCCATTCAAGATTACTTTTATGTGGTTATTGTATGGAATGTCATCTCtttaaacttaaatgaaaataactcaagttaaaaagtttgaaaaacGGTCATCTTCTAGTATCAGCAAAGTGTAAAGGTATCAATTTGTTCTTAGATTATTGTGTGTGGGGAGCCTACGCTTTCATTTACtatcctttctttcttctcGATCATGTGACTCCTTTTTCTCATTAGGCACAAACTACTTCCCCTTGCCTCTTGATCTCACTCTCTTTTCTTGATTTCGATTCTTAGAAAGAAGTCAGAcacgagaaaaaaaaacataaaaaggCACCGAACAAGTTAAAGAAAAAACTGAGAGAACcacataaaaataaataaaaataagaaaaaaaactacaaaACGAATAAGTCGGAACAAACTACATTGGGAGGTTAAAATGATAGTTTTACACAATGATTACACAaacaaaatgtaaaaaaaatacttgGGGTCAATTTTCAATCGATCCCCTACAAAAGAGACCCGGTACAATTAttcaatttatataaaaaaaatatttacttaTTTACAAATCTTGTTATAAGAAGTTCCACACAAAATTCAAACCGTACCGAAAAGATGTCAATTGAGATGAATCTtacgaagaagatgaagatttTGAAATCATTTTTTACGTTAAAATTTACTTTCAAATTTGTTGTTAATTATTCAAAAACAATAAACCATTAAAGTTGATTTTGTTTACAAATATTTAATCGGATTTTTAGAGTGTGTGGAGTGATTATGAAATGGtcaaaaccattttttttttcttaataacttaaatttagaaaaatataaaattatttcaaaCTAAATTTAGAGGAATTAGTTGACAGTTGGTTTCTGTTAAGTTATTGACTGAGAATCAGTCCCATAATGACTATTTAACTTAGTTTTTgtgtaaaatataattaattagctATTTATGAATTCATTTTCTTCTATAAAAAAAAGACATACATTGTGATTGAATTGTTAATAAAACAAACTATTACATAtatctttaattttctttcacCTTACCCAAAATATCAACCACCCATATAATcatttaaataagtaaataaaaataaatattcaccacaattatttttcaattagaaAATACAATTTTGAGTAATTAGATAATCTCATTTAAAcctaaacatatatatttatatattaaatatatattaaaaaagaagaataaaaccgaattaaaaatataacatcttttaatttaaagaaaataaaatttaaaatagaacCAAATAGAATtacttttaaaatgtttataaattacgaaaaagaatttgaaatcgAATGGAACGGCATAAACGGTTTGATTTGGTTTGATCTGAACCAATAAATCGGTTCGGTTCGGTTCGACACCTAGTATGTCAGTTATTACATTTCATAAGcaacgaaaagaaaaagaaggaagaagaggaGCCTCGACGATGCGTTTGGACAAAGattaagaaatatatatatagcaacGGGCAATATCCGAAATGGAAAGATGGGATATTCCAAAACCGGtgggaagaaggaagaaaggcCTGGAAGTTGCTGTTTTTTTTATTCATATGGATTTGTCAACTCAAAGAAGATGATGTAACGAAATCACCGCAAAGCGAAGGACAGGTGCCAGTTTTTCTCCATTTTAGTTGTCCTTTTCATTTCCATTTGAAACCCTCCATCATCAACACCGTCTTTTCTTCACTTTCCTCTTGGCTCCTTTATTTAACACTCTCTTCTCCCTCAATCATCATTCTCTAACCACCCATGGATTCTCTGTTTTCCCACTTTGATAATATTCCTTACATGTTATATCATCCCattctttgaatttttcaacCCCCCTTTTTTTTCCATGGCCACTACCAAGAAGTTTACTCGTAGCCCCAGCGTTAGAGAACGTGTAGAAGATACACTCTCCGCTCACAGGAACGAACTCGTCTCTCTCCTCTCCAGGTTTTGCGATTATCTCTCTATTTCCTCCAACGCAGTGCAATGGAAATACGTTAATTGCTGATGCTTTTGTTGTGGATGTTTTAGATATGTTGATCAGGGAAAAGGGATTTTACAGCCCCATCATTTGATTGATGAACTTGAGAATACTATTGGTGATGATGATGGCAAACTGCATCTTTCCACTGGACCCTTTGGCGAGATCCTCAAATCTGCTCAGGTgatgctttttcttttttggaatatAATACAACCCATTTTGAATTTGTACGTTGGGGTTTGAATATgcttattattatcattattatttatggTTTGTTGGATCAGAATCTGCATATGGAATTTGTTCATTGATTTTGATGGTTGATTTTTATCGTAGGAAGCTATTGTTCTGCCGCCATTTGTTGCCATTGCTGTTCGTCCTAGACCTGGTGTCTGGGAGTACGTCCGTGTCAATATCTTCGAACTCAGTGTAGAGCAATTAAGTGTATCTGAGTATCTTCATTTTAAAGAAGAGCTTGTGGAGGGACAGTAAGTGGGTTTTTCTCGATTGTATATGTTTTCTGAACCAGTCATTTCTTGGATCCTTAtagtttataaatttaatcaatatttCTATTGAGCTTATTTTGGATGGTCTCTGCATGAGTACGTCAggtttaatgaaaatttcacaCTCGAGCTTGACTTTGAGCCGTTCAATGCGAATTTTCCTCGCCCAAACCGATCCTCATCCATTGGAAATGGCGTTCAGTTCCTTAATCGTCATCTGTCATCGATTATGTTCCGAAATAGGGAGTCATTGGAGCCATTACTCGATTTCCTTCGAGCCCACAGATATAAAGGGAGAGTAAGTTCACCGGATAATGTAAAATTGTTAATTAATGAAGTTAACTTACGGGATCAATATTGTGGTATCATATAAACTTATGCTGTGAATGATTATGAATCGAAGTTTTGAGCTTATAAGAAAAAGCACGTGTAAATCATGATTGAATGTGTTCTAATAATGGTTTTGTGCAGGGAATAATGTTGAATGATCGAATACAAAGCATTTCCAAACTACAGTCAGCATTGTCGAAGGCTGAGGAGCACCTTTCTAAGTTGCTGCCCAGTACACCCTATTCTGACTTTGAATATGTGTAAGATTATTTCCCCTGCTCATGTCGGTACTTGCTTTTTGTTATCACTAAGCAACCTGATGATAGTTGGAGTTTATTTATGATAATAATTGTGCCAAGAACTGATATTTTGTAAGTCCCTTCCCTATCTCATTCAGATTACAAGGACTGGGTTTTGATAGAGGTTGGGGTGATACAGCAGAACGAGTGCTAGAAACAATGCATCTTCTCTTGGATATCCTTCAAGCTCCTGATCCTTCTATATTAGAAACATTTCTAGGGAGGATTCCAATGGTGTTTAATGTTGTTATTTTGTCTCCACATGGTTACTTTGGTCAGGCCAATGTTTTAGGCCTGCCAGACACTGGCGGCCAGGTACTGAAAATAATTCCTGTTGCAAGCCAAACAATATTATTGGCTATCAACTTTTTTTCCTTGCACTTTGGTACCTTTGTTCCCTCTGATCTggttctctctctttctcttttagCTTCTATAGTTAAATAGATGAGTACTTAGAACATCATTAGAAAGCACTGAGATTAAtaactatcttttcctttttcaatttcaaatttccaGGTAGTTTATATATTGGACCAGGTGCGTGCTTTGGAGAAGGAAATGATTTCTAGAATTAGGAAGCAAGGGTTAGATATAACTCCTAGAATTT
This region of Cucumis melo cultivar AY chromosome 7, USDA_Cmelo_AY_1.0, whole genome shotgun sequence genomic DNA includes:
- the LOC103494754 gene encoding putative GTP diphosphokinase RSH1, chloroplastic isoform X2, translated to MASAPSMSVSLECVNICKFSKGDGSSGRYDCSILSCAWKAPRVLTGFLASTTHSLHCSSFLYTKNGKRSRINSRFESINVRGWYSNEVTNHVHLGRLLKSSLLHDACRRKKFCCSSFLSSDAFDEVSPEGLWEDLKPTISYLSPKELELVHNALKLAFEAHDGQKRRSGEPFIIHPVEVARILGELELDWETIAAGLLHDTVEDTDFVTFEKIEEEFGATVRHIVEGETKVSKLGKLKCKNERNSVQDVKADDLRQMFLAMTEEVRVIIVKLADRLHNMRTLSHMPPHKQSSIARETLQVFAPLAKLLGMYQIKSELENLSFMYTNPEDYSKVKRRVADLSKEHEKELIEAKKILMKKIEEDQFLDLMTLRTEVRSVCKEPYSIYKAVLKSQCSISEVNQIAQLRIIIQPKQCIGVGPLCSPQQICYHVLGLVHGIWTPIPRAMKDYIATPKPNGYQSLHTTVIPFLYESMFRLEVQIRTEEMDLIAERGIASHYCGGGLVTSPVRNSMPNSRSSRGKAVCLSDANIALRIGWLNAIREWQEEFVGNMSSREFVDTVTRDLLGSRVFVFTPRGEIKNLPKGATVIDYAYMIHTEVGNKMVAAKVNGNLVSPMHVLANAEVVEIITYNALSGKSAYQRHKQWLQHAKTRSARHKIMKFLREQAALSAAEITADTITDFIADSEEESESEESPVVSPKKKPLWEKILDMVDISSTRKNMKDNFQPKNNKVSVPKVNGKHNHYVNVKLKAEGDILSMGNGVARIMQPLYKEVLPGLDSWQISKVTSWHSLEGHSIQWLCVVCIDRRGIMGEVTTELAASGITICSCVAEMDRGRGLAVMLFHVEGELESVVNACTRVDTILGVLAWSTGCSWPNTAENENQKFLEC
- the LOC103494754 gene encoding putative GTP diphosphokinase RSH1, chloroplastic isoform X1 is translated as MRFLSSTRDGIRSFDVRYVSLECVNICKFSKGDGSSGRYDCSILSCAWKAPRVLTGFLASTTHSLHCSSFLYTKNGKRSRINSRFESINVRGWYSNEVTNHVHLGRLLKSSLLHDACRRKKFCCSSFLSSDAFDEVSPEGLWEDLKPTISYLSPKELELVHNALKLAFEAHDGQKRRSGEPFIIHPVEVARILGELELDWETIAAGLLHDTVEDTDFVTFEKIEEEFGATVRHIVEGETKVSKLGKLKCKNERNSVQDVKADDLRQMFLAMTEEVRVIIVKLADRLHNMRTLSHMPPHKQSSIARETLQVFAPLAKLLGMYQIKSELENLSFMYTNPEDYSKVKRRVADLSKEHEKELIEAKKILMKKIEEDQFLDLMTLRTEVRSVCKEPYSIYKAVLKSQCSISEVNQIAQLRIIIQPKQCIGVGPLCSPQQICYHVLGLVHGIWTPIPRAMKDYIATPKPNGYQSLHTTVIPFLYESMFRLEVQIRTEEMDLIAERGIASHYCGGGLVTSPVRNSMPNSRSSRGKAVCLSDANIALRIGWLNAIREWQEEFVGNMSSREFVDTVTRDLLGSRVFVFTPRGEIKNLPKGATVIDYAYMIHTEVGNKMVAAKVNGNLVSPMHVLANAEVVEIITYNALSGKSAYQRHKQWLQHAKTRSARHKIMKFLREQAALSAAEITADTITDFIADSEEESESEESPVVSPKKKPLWEKILDMVDISSTRKNMKDNFQPKNNKVSVPKVNGKHNHYVNVKLKAEGDILSMGNGVARIMQPLYKEVLPGLDSWQISKVTSWHSLEGHSIQWLCVVCIDRRGIMGEVTTELAASGITICSCVAEMDRGRGLAVMLFHVEGELESVVNACTRVDTILGVLAWSTGCSWPNTAENENQKFLEC